A genomic segment from Bradyrhizobium sp. CB1015 encodes:
- a CDS encoding IS110 family transposase has translation MQGLRARTRQGREWMMTQDDLVVVGIDVAKDKIDACIRAVTERKTCPTTAAGRRSLIAWLRKHRVGKAVMEASGGYERVWAKALRQAGLEVRIVDPKRVRHFAESAGRLAKNDKIDAEMISWFAETFSEAPSQVDNPAHEEMKALVRGRQGLIDVRARLEMQKEHEAPALVRKARARLLKKLADEIAALDTAIAATIKTTPDFAKRAEIIQSVPGFAEGTAMALLGGLPELGQVSDEVAAALVGVAPYDDDSGKRRGERCIKGGRRWVRNALYMPCVGAATLNNPVFKAFYERLIAKGKPPKIAIVACIRKLIIILNTMIARGETWDPKRYRVA, from the coding sequence TTGCAAGGGCTGCGAGCCCGTACCAGGCAAGGAAGGGAGTGGATGATGACACAAGACGATCTGGTTGTCGTCGGCATCGATGTCGCCAAAGACAAGATTGATGCGTGCATTCGGGCCGTAACGGAGCGGAAGACTTGCCCAACAACCGCGGCGGGGCGACGGAGCTTGATTGCATGGCTTCGCAAGCATCGGGTCGGCAAGGCAGTGATGGAGGCAAGCGGCGGCTACGAGCGGGTATGGGCCAAGGCGTTGCGCCAAGCAGGGCTGGAAGTACGGATCGTCGATCCCAAACGGGTTCGCCATTTTGCGGAATCGGCGGGACGCCTTGCGAAAAACGACAAGATCGACGCGGAGATGATCTCCTGGTTCGCCGAGACATTCAGCGAGGCTCCCAGCCAAGTCGACAATCCCGCTCACGAGGAGATGAAGGCACTGGTGAGGGGACGCCAAGGCCTGATTGACGTCAGGGCTCGCCTGGAAATGCAGAAGGAGCATGAAGCGCCGGCCCTTGTTCGGAAGGCTCGCGCGCGTCTTCTTAAGAAGCTAGCTGACGAAATCGCCGCGCTCGATACCGCGATCGCGGCGACGATCAAGACAACGCCGGACTTTGCCAAACGCGCCGAGATCATCCAGAGCGTACCAGGCTTTGCTGAGGGGACCGCAATGGCGCTGCTTGGAGGACTACCGGAGCTGGGGCAGGTGAGCGATGAAGTTGCCGCCGCGTTGGTGGGCGTTGCTCCTTATGACGACGATAGCGGCAAACGTCGAGGTGAACGCTGCATCAAGGGTGGCCGCCGCTGGGTGCGAAATGCCCTTTACATGCCCTGCGTCGGCGCCGCGACGCTGAACAATCCGGTGTTCAAGGCCTTCTATGAACGCCTGATTGCCAAGGGCAAGCCGCCAAAGATCGCGATCGTCGCCTGCATACGCAAGCTGATCATCATCCTCAACACCATGATCGCTCGCGGCGAGACGTGGGATCCGAAAAGATACAGGGTGGCTTGA
- a CDS encoding SDR family NAD(P)-dependent oxidoreductase: MPHSSNAPRRTLLLTGASRGIGHATVIRFSSAGWRVITCSRHPFPEDCPWDAGPEDHIQVDLGNPEDTARAISEIRSRLEGGTLHALVNNAAISPKGSGGSRLGSVDTDLDTWTHVFNVNFFAPIMMARGLIEELKAAKGSVVNVTSIAGSRVHPFAGAAYATSKAALAALTREMASDFGRIGVRVNAIAPGEIDTSILSPGTEKIVEQQIPMHRLGTPDEVAKIIYVLCTDTSSYVNGAEIHINGGQHV; this comes from the coding sequence ATGCCGCATTCGTCCAATGCGCCGCGCCGTACGCTGCTCCTGACCGGAGCCAGCCGCGGCATCGGCCACGCCACCGTGATCCGTTTCTCCTCGGCGGGCTGGCGCGTCATCACCTGCTCGCGGCATCCTTTCCCGGAGGACTGCCCCTGGGACGCCGGCCCTGAGGACCACATCCAGGTCGACCTCGGCAACCCCGAGGACACCGCGCGCGCGATCTCCGAGATCCGCAGCCGGCTGGAAGGCGGCACGCTGCATGCGCTGGTCAACAACGCCGCGATCTCGCCGAAAGGCTCCGGCGGCTCCCGGCTGGGCTCGGTCGACACCGACCTCGACACCTGGACCCACGTCTTCAATGTCAACTTCTTCGCGCCGATCATGATGGCGCGCGGACTGATCGAGGAATTGAAGGCGGCCAAGGGATCGGTCGTGAACGTCACCTCGATCGCGGGATCGCGCGTGCACCCCTTCGCAGGCGCCGCCTATGCCACCTCGAAGGCGGCGCTCGCCGCGCTGACGCGCGAGATGGCCTCCGACTTCGGCCGCATCGGCGTGCGCGTCAACGCGATCGCCCCAGGCGAGATCGACACCTCGATTCTGTCGCCCGGCACCGAGAAGATCGTCGAGCAGCAGATCCCGATGCACCGCCTCGGCACGCCCGACGAAGTGGCGAAGATCATCTATGTGCTGTGCACGGACACCAGCTCTTACGTCAACGGCGCCGAGATCCACATCAACGGCGGCCAGCACGTGTAA